Part of the Brassica oleracea var. oleracea cultivar TO1000 chromosome C8, BOL, whole genome shotgun sequence genome is shown below.
ATTTTTGACATAACTCATAATTTAAGATAGCGTTTTTTTTACCTCGATGCTATAAAAAACCGCATATTGTACATTAAAACGCTATCTTTAGTGAGGCGAAAAAATGATTGATTTTTCGCTCCTACCCTCATTTCATTTCCTTCTCATTTTATTCTTTAAATATTTACATATAGAAGAAAGAAATTTTTCTATTGGTTGAAAGTAATACACAAGGATTGCAATCTCTACCCTTAATTGTTTTTAACCAAAGGTGGAGATTGTGTTTTAAGTTGTCCTATCCTTTTGACTTCTGAAACACGACGAGAGAGAGAGAGAGATGATGAGAGATTACAAGGGAAGAAGACAGAGACCGGCCTGAGTTCGTCGCCTTCGTCACCGTCTGAGTTTGTCGCCGTCGACCTGTCTCTACTCCTCGTCACTTTGTTCTTCCGGAATCCGTACTCATCCTGAGAACGCCCCTCTCTCCTCTGCAGCCGAATCCGAAACCAACACTCGTCTCACTCTCAATCTCCTCTCATGTCTACTCCTCAGGTTCTCTCTCTCTCTGTCTTCCTCTCGATTCAATTTCACTAAACAACAGATCTGAAAAAAATATCCGTAAAATTTGTATCTTTATGTAGGTCTGGTGCTTCCTCTTCAAAGAACAGATGAAATCCACATCCCAAACCCATCTTGGATGCAATCTCCTTCCAAAGAAGAGGCTTGGAACTAGCCACATATATGGTTTAGACCAAACAAAGTTTTAATTTTTTTTTAGAACAGTGATTCAGTCAATGGTGATATACAATCCCACAGATCTTTACTTGTGGGAGGGGACTATTGTTAGAGCTTCAAAATGTTGTTCAAGTGTATTTCTTTGTGTTGGCTTTCTAGTTTGTGCAAGGCTTCCAAGAAACTTAGGATTGATTTTCAGATGTTTTCTTGTGCAGATGAAAGTTGCTTTTGGAGGTTTGGATTCTGTGAGTCAGCCACCACATCAACCTGACAGTAGCAATGAGCAGACATGAACCTCAAATGCTCTTGCATTCCCAGGTATTGTGTTCATATCACCTGTTTTGTTTACGTTGATGAAAGATGAACAAAACTAGTTTATTTTCTTATTTGAATTTTTATTAAAAATTGCTCGATGAGTTCTGCAGGTCCTGAAGGTTCTAAGAGTACCCAAAAGGGTGTGACAGAGAATGCTCTTGTTGTTGGTCCAATTTTACACCCAAAGGGTTTGTAAGTATTAACCTTTTGTCGTTTGTTTCGTTGATCTGGATGCTAGTTGATGCTTCTACTTAATGGCAAGGATGCTGATTAAAAATAGTTTCTATCTTCATGTTCTTATGTAACTCTTGTTTCAGCTGTGTGCTAAGAGACGGAAGATGTTGGAAGACATGGAAAAAGACTTTGAAGGTATATTCTCTTTGAGACCTGTTTTTAAATATAAAAGAGTGCTTGATCTCTCTTTGTGTTTTGAATTTGATTTTCTTTTCTTGTTACATGAAGGTGGACAAGAGGCAGATAAGCTTGGAGGAGGAGGTAGCAAAAGCGGTGGGTCGTTAGCCTCAGGGACATTAGGTTTAGAGTGGAAAAGGTCCAAGCTCCTGTGTGTGATTGGAAGACGGCAACGTTGGAGTACTCGTTTCGACGGCGTCGGTCGTGGTGTGGTGCGGTTCTAGAAGATAGAACTTTAGGTATAGAATTTAGGTGTAGGTTTAATATTTTTGAAAAAATTGGTTTAGTTTGGTTTAGTTTGGTATACCAGTCATAAATATGTAACTAATTTCGATATATAAAAAATTTGAAATATTTTATTTGTATTTTTTTTTTTTTTTAATAATGCTATAATAACAATTATTATCTGCTATTAGAAGATATACAATTGCACAATTAATAAAACGCCATCAAACTAATACTTTAACATAGCACAAGTTAAACGCTATCTAAAGTGCTCGAGAAAAGATTACGGGGGAAGATACATTGTTCGCCATAACGCTGCGCTATCTTGCAATAGCGTTTTTCTCATGCTATATATGAGACGTTTTCTTGTAGTGAAATAGTATGTCTAAACCCATCTAAGGTTAGTTACCAAGAAGGTTGTAATTTTGCTATAAGTTTATATTTTGTCTTTTAATTATAAGCAATTAGTATGTCTAACTTCTATTTTTGCATTTCAATCTTTCGGATTCTTCTGTTTTTCACCCTCTATTTTTTAGTTTGGTGTATTCTCTTCCTTCTCAAATTCTTTCAGTTGTGATAAGACCTCCAAGAATTTTGTTATCATGTCGATTAAAGACTGTCAGTTAATAATATGTAAGTAGTATCTCCATCAACAAAAAAAAGTAAACCTAAGTGAATCAAAGTACGAAGCGGAACCAAAGAATGAAAAATAAATAAGAATATAATTCACCTGGATTACTCGGTTGATGACCAAGTGAAGATTTTTGTTCTGTCAATTGTAGAACTTTTAGAACCCTAATCCCCTTTTGTTTTCTTTTACACCCTTGAAACATCTAATGATCCCGATATCATTAGCTTCTTCCATTTTTAATAAAAGAACAATTTTAATATTTAAATGTAATGAGCCTGTTCTTAATTCGGCATAATTCTTCAATTTGTTTATGAAGCCACGATACTTTTTTTTTTTTTGTCGAAGCCCACAATACTTGTACTTTTAATAATTCATCATTTTAGACATTTTGTCTGACATGTTTAGGTTGACAGATTCTAAAATGTAGTATAATTTATTACTAGACATTAAATTAGATTTCATTATAAAATATGGAAGATACATACTATAAAATCTAAATGTCCTATAAAATCACCATTTTTTAGGTGGAAGCACCGTAGCCTAATGGTTAAGGTTTAAAGGCTTTTACACCCAGGTCTGGGGTTCAAATCCTAGACTATGCAATTTATTGCAGATTACAGGAAATCCAGGTTTCAAGTCCCGGAGAGAACTATTTATTAAACAATTATGCAGACTACGGAAGAAAGGCTTACAAGGAATTTTCAACATGGTGCAAGTAAATCTGGTCAAGCGTGGATCTTCATAGGATGACTCAGGTGATGCAGTTAGGCGTAGGTCTTCATAAGACAGGTAGTATTGTCGGTTGTCGAATCGTCTATGTAATTTTTCTCATATCATAATTGTAAGATCATAATAAATCAGCGTAGAATTTGCGATTTGTTTCTCTTTGCTCTTTACACATACATGAGCTCAAACATTCACGATTATACAAATTTGATTTCTGTTTGATTTTTATGTCTCTTTGATTTTGATTTATGAATAGATGAATTCTTTACCATTTTCTATTCAAGATAATACAAATAGAAATTATACGAAGAAAAATAATACAAGCTCGTGTTCCTCAGCGTAATAACAAATCAAAAAGATCATAAACCTTAAAAACCCAAACCCGATCCGAAGTATAAAATAACCCGAACGGATTCTGTACCGGTGCGACCCGAACGCCCAAGCCTAAAGTACTATAAAAAACTTAACCAACGTAACAAAAAAAAGTAAACCAACATGTCAACTAACATGTTCACATAAATTATTATTTTTTTTAACTCTCACCCCGCGCAAAATGCGGGTATCTAGTTAGTAGTTGGGTATTATATATTACACAAAACAAAAGAAAACAATGAGAAAACGAGAATCAAACTATAAGCTTATAGAAACATAGACAGCGCGGCACAAGCAAAATGCTATTCATGGCTCGATAATGATCTTCCCAGTAGCATGACCGTCGATACTTTTAGCCCAAGCATCCTCTGCTTTGCTCAGAGGATGCTTCGAGTCAATCACAGTCTTGACTTTCCCTTCTTTCACTAAGTTGACCATAAATTCCAAATTCTCAGCTTTCGGGATCAACAAAAGCGGAACCAATTGCTTCTTAGACATGGTTATTTTCTTAACCGCGAAAGTCCACATTGCGCTAGGCCCCGGCGTGATGTCTATAACCTTTCCATTTTCAGACAAATTCGGTTCGAATGTCGAAAACGGTATCCCATTTGCACAGTGAATCACAGAGTCATATTTCTTACCAGAGGGACTCTTGAGAGCAGCTCCCTCTGGAGTCTTGTAGTCAAGAACCTCGTCCGCTCCTAATGATTTAACGAAGTCTATGTTCCGAGCCCCACATGTGGCGGTTACATGAGCGTTCCCTAGCTTTGCTAGCTGGACTGCATAGTGGCCGACACCACCAGATGCTGCCGTGACCAGGATGTTCGCCTGCTTGCCTGTACCATCCAGCTTCAATCCTGCCGGATTAGTTAGAGCCTGGAGAGCGGTTAGGCCGGCCACAGGTAAAGCGGCTGCTTCAGCTGGTCCTACCTCTTGAGGCCTTTTGACTGTCAGTTTCTCGCTTGCAACAGCATATTCAGCAAGTCCTCCTCCGGTCTGAAAACAACCAAAATAGTTAAGTTTTTCATGCTGTATTATAAGAGTAACTCTACAAACTGTAACGCAAATGTCTTGTATGTAAGAACCTACAAGATGGCTGAGAACTGATACAACTTTGTCACCAGCCTTGAAGTTCTTGACTCCTGATCCAACCTCTAAGACCTCACCAGCAACATCCGTAGCTGTTCAAGACAAATTATCCAACGTTATGCAACCCATTAAAAAGCCATCTAAGCATGGGCAGGGCAAGAGACACGAAGCATATTATTTTTGAAAGCAAATAAAATACCAGGAATGCAGGGGAACTTGCGAGGCAGAAAAGGCCTAATCATTCCTTTTTGAATTTTCCAATCAACAGGGTTTAGACTAGTAGCTTCTAATTTCAGCAAAACCTCGTTGGCCTTAGGCGATGGAACCGGAACTTGAACATGCTGAGAACATATCAGATAAGCACATACTATGATACTCATACTAATCATCAACAAAACAGGGGAACATGAATCGGGTTGATAGAAACAAATGGTTTCTCAGAAAATCAGTCTTTTAGTCCCATCAGATTATGTCAATAAATTCTCGATAATCATTAGCTCTTACACACGCACTAATTATACATTCATCTGTGTAAAGGTAAAAACACTTATAAGATTGAGATGATTTCGAACAAGAGGTTTAAGTGTTTAACCTTCAAAGCGGCGGCGCCACCGCCGTAAGACTCGTATTGAAGAGCGTGCATGAGTTTTTCGGCCATTGTTAAACGAAGGGGATCTCTAAATCGAACAGTATAGTTTTCTTCTTGCAGAGATAAATAAAGTTGAAGGGAGGATCTGGAACCTTTACAACCGCCCGCGTGCAGAAGAGTTTCGTTAGTTTATGTGGACAGAGGCTGCAGTGAAGGGTAAAAGCGGAATTCACAACAACTGATTGTAAATCTGCCACGTTACTTCCGCTTATACACTTTAACTAACGTGTGTCTATCGCACGACTCACAAGGAGATGGATCGTGTAAATTGTTTTGGATTGGTCAATTCAAGCCTTTATGTGGGCCGGCCCGCTTCAAGTTAGCCTATTCGTAGTGGCTTAACATTTGTTTTCGAAAGGTGTCGATTGATCCACCGCGGGTTCAGTTCATGTCTGTACCATTTGCTCTAGCGGGTCTGCAGAAGCATCTTCAAAAGAAATAGGATAATTTCAAATTTAGAGTTTTTTGTCCTACAAAAATGAAATTTAAAACTTCAAATTTAGAATTTTAAATCAAAGTTTTACTACTCAAAATCCAAATTTGAAGAAATTTCATCTTTTTATTTGCATTTTGTCTTTATAATTAATTACACATCACATTTATTTTTCTTAAGAAGAATTTCATGTTTACCACTTTCATTGTACCATTATTCATTTTTACTATCACTAGGGACATTTTCAAAAATACATTCTTTATTAAGTGACAAAAGACTCTTATACCCTTGTTCCTCTATATATAATAAAAAAATTATGTTTTCTAATTATACTTTTGCAAATTCGAGCTTTTCTATAATTTTTTTTTTGAACTTGTTTTTTGGATTTTTTTTTCAATTTTTTTTTTTAAAATCGAAAATTATATTTGAAACTATTTTTTAAATTTTTTTAATATACTTTATAAGTATTTATTTGTATATTTATTAGAATTCTAAATTTCACTTTCCAAAAATCCTACCTTACCCCTCAACTCTAAACCCTAAGTCCAGATTAGTTAACCCTTGGGGTATAAAAGTGGTTAGTGTAAACATTAAAAATAGTACTATGAATGTGGTATTTGTGGTAATTTTCCTTATTCTTAAGTATTTTTTTCATTTATCGTTTTAATCCTTAAGACTTTTGTATATCATAAATATTTCACATTTATTTTTTTAAATAAAAATTTAACACATAAAATTAAATAAAAATTTTAAAACAAGATTCATAATATTTTAAAACTAGAATTACACAACAAGAATATTACAAAAGAAACTTAATAATTTTTTTAAAAGATACATAAGCCAATAATTATTACACAAAATTAAATATTATTACAACACTAATAGTCTAGTAAATTTTCTTCGGAACCTCTAAAATATTGTCCAAATAAATTTTGTGTAATCAAAGATGGAGCATTACAGAAATAATTAGAATAATGTAGTATTTTGCTTGTAGTTTAATATTTAATTATGTATTTCTATTTATAATTTTTTTTTATTTTAGTGTAAGATTTCATTAATTAATATTACTATAATATTTTTATATATGTGCTAGTTGTTTATAAATTTTTTATGGATTTATATTAGTTATGAAAATATAAGGACCATAGTGTAAATTACAAATAATTTTGAAGTTAAATTTGAAGTTTTGATTTTTCAGAATAACACTTTGAAACTTCAAATATAGAGTTTTGCATACTCTAAAATAGAGAGTCTTTTCGGAGATGCTGTAAACAACTTACAGTAGAAAATCTATAAATTAATACTCGATAAATTAATAAATACCATAAATTAATT
Proteins encoded:
- the LOC106307822 gene encoding putative quinone-oxidoreductase homolog, chloroplastic, whose amino-acid sequence is MAEKLMHALQYESYGGGAAALKHVQVPVPSPKANEVLLKLEATSLNPVDWKIQKGMIRPFLPRKFPCIPATDVAGEVLEVGSGVKNFKAGDKVVSVLSHLTGGGLAEYAVASEKLTVKRPQEVGPAEAAALPVAGLTALQALTNPAGLKLDGTGKQANILVTAASGGVGHYAVQLAKLGNAHVTATCGARNIDFVKSLGADEVLDYKTPEGAALKSPSGKKYDSVIHCANGIPFSTFEPNLSENGKVIDITPGPSAMWTFAVKKITMSKKQLVPLLLIPKAENLEFMVNLVKEGKVKTVIDSKHPLSKAEDAWAKSIDGHATGKIIIEP